From Quercus robur chromosome 8, dhQueRobu3.1, whole genome shotgun sequence:
tttaaaaaaaaaatcctcatacCTTACCTTTtcaccttaaaaataaaatgaagagaatTTATCATTACCAAATGCAATCTTGTTATTCTACTTCATCCTCTCATatttatgaaacaaaatttgtgCAACTAATCAATTAGGAAATTAAAAACCACATTATTTCCGTCAACCTATTTTAATTAcaagcaaaatcaaaattttgaatttcaaaatttttgaatatTTCCCATCCCCAACCTTAAAAAATACTACTAGTAAACAATTCAAAATCCCCTCCAATTCTCCTTAACCATTACCCCCAATCCGATCTCACCACGTCATCAACGATTCTCTATATGCTGACGTGTCAAGATCAGGCAGgcaccaaaccaaaccaaaccagtTCGTTTCCCCCAACATAACGGCTCCCTTTACAATATTTCCtttccctccctctctctctctctctcaaaaaccaaaaattacatGCGTTacactttcttttcctttctctaaccctaaaaaaaacacactttcACTCGTTTTGTTTGCCATTCAAATTCCAAATCCCCAGTCTGTTTGTTTTTCTCTGGAAAACGAATTCACCGGCGACAGCTTAACCATTCTCCATTCTCATCATTGGGTTCGTTTTTCACTCTTCACGTTCTGTTTGTTTCACTAGAAAATCGACGAAAGCAGGAAGGGAAACTAAAAATCGTggaatttattaatttacatTCGTCCTGTATTTACCTGCATTACTTTactcattttttgggttaattttgtatttttcttacaGAGAAAACGGATTTTGAGTGTTAGTGTTCAGTTTCTTGCCAAACAAACATAGCAATAATAAGAACTctgtgtgtatttttttaaatattctaCAATTTGATATTTACAGCTGTTTGTTTGGTAGGGAAATTGaggataagaaaaagaaaatgcattaTAGTTTTGAAGGTTATTTGTTATTACAAATCACCTTAATTGCTttgcatttctttctttattttcatcGTTAGTTCattgaattgttattattattattttttatctaggGTTTTGCTAATAGTAATACTTAAAGAAATTAGGATGTATCTATAGTGAATCCATTCATAATAGAATGGAATTgcagaaaagaatacatgtggccgACCCTGACTAGTTTTGTTAAGGATCAATAGCCGACCCCAAACTGaggcttgttgttgttgttaaagaATTTGGggtaaaagagaaaagagaatgaTTGATGTGAGATGTGATTTTTTACATCATTCTTTGATtttgcttgttttgtttttgtgttggtACTCAGAGGTGTCTTACAGAAATTTTGTTCTTTACAGTGAGAATTGCTTCACCATGTCTACTCATCGTATTGATCAGTTTGCACATATAGAAACAACGTGTGGATTGTTGCTAGATGAAATGCAGGTTTTCCTCAAATTCTTTTGTAGGATAAGTTCTATATAGTTATGCATTACCATAACCTGTTGGATTCAGTATTtgcaactttttatttttatttttaatgatatgGTATTTCTGATAGCAGTGTTGAATTTCTTTCCATTTGATTATTGTTGAATGTTGCGATTAGAAAATATGGGACGAAGTTGGAGAGTCTGAAGTTAATAGGGATGCGATGCTGCTTGAAATTGAACAAAAGTGTCTGGAGGTATATAGGAGAAATGTAGATGAGGCCAAGAAGTGTAGAGCTCAGCTGCAACAAGAAATTGCCGAGTCTGAAGCAGAACTTGCAGATATGTGTTCTGCAATGGGTGAGCAGCCATTACATGTGAGTCTATTATGAATGAAATTAAGTTCATAGTTTTAttcttgggggggggggggggggggttgtcaCCGTGAGGATTTCTTTAATGGGTGGAGCTCTTGATGATTGGTTTGTATGTTCAGTTTGATTGCAAGCCTGATGGAGGCTTCAAAAAAGTGCTTGACACCATTACTTTACAACTAGAAGACATGCGGAAGCGGAAAATCGAGAGGACACAccaatttgttgaagttttgCATCAGATACAGGatatttcaattgaattttGGGAAGATAATACAGTGGTTCTGGATGAGACTGACTTGTCCATAAGAAGACTAGAAGAATTACGTAAACATTTGCTTGAACTTCAGAATCATAAGGTTatttaaatttactattttttgtaTATGGTTGCAAGTTTGGGGTTTGTTTTGTGAATTGTTTGGATTCTATGTTCCCTCATAAAGACAATATCAAATTTGGGGTTTGTGTTATGGATTGTTTGAAAACTATGTTATGAAATGGTTAGGTGACCAGTGTTTATGCGTAATTTAGTAAAAACTTGGGGAAAAGCAAGgaagaaatgaaattatttcTGTATAAAATTTATTACGAAGAATGTAAAATTAAGAAGAATTATTTTTCTAGAAATTTGGGATTAATTGCATTGAAGCATAAATGAATGTAACTGGATCATGAATTATGcccattttattatttagtgtTCTGGAAATTTGTGACATatataatttaggttttttcATATATGAAGAGTTGGAGGTTGTGTTGCCTTTATGAGCTCTTCTGATTTTGTCCTACATCACCTGCAGAGAAACCGTTTGAAGCAGGTACAGGACCACCTGAACACTCTGAACTCACTATGCTTGGTCCTGGGTATGGATTTCAGACACATAGCTGGTGAAATCCACTCCACTCTAAAAGAAACTGATGGAACAAGAGATATAAGTGACCATACACTCGAGAAATTGGCAGCTACAATACAAAGTTTAAGAGAGATCAAAATCCAGAGAATGCAAAGGGTCAGTACTTCCATAAGCTACTTCTTGTTGTCCTCTCGTGAAAACTTTTTTCCCCTCCTGCTTGACCTTCCTAAACCATGGGATTTAACCAGCTTCGAGACCTCGCAAGTGCCCTGTTGGAGATGTGGAACTTGATGGATACACCGATGGAGGAGCAACAGCTGTTTCTGAATGTAACTAGTAATATTTCTGCTTCAGAACCTGAAATTACCGAGCCTAACATGCTTTCTGTAATCTTCCTCAACCATGTATGTAATTTAGAGTTCCGTGAGTGGGGAACTAATTCTGCATTTTTTATGATCCCAATATATGTGAAGTTTATGTGGGGAATTAAtgtatttaactatttttatGAGCTTTTTCTGGCAGGTTGAGGCAGAAGTGGTGAGGCTGGAGCAGCTAAAATCAAGTAAAATGAAAGAGCTTGTTATTAAGAAGAGGCTGGAACTAGAGGAGATATGCAGGCGGATACACATGGTCACAGAAACACTTAGTATAATGGAAGACTCAGTTGAAGCTATGGAATCTGGTAAGAATTTTATTAATGCTAGTTATTTAGAAGGCTATTGCAAgttattatgattatttatttaaggaAGCACTTCGTTCTCTATGTGACCTCATTCATTGTGGAAAAAGATATTATCAGAATCTTTTATTGACTTGAAATCTCAGTTCATGGTGTGCAAGGAATTTTAAGTAGTGAAGTCTATATGATTTGTGCAATTGTGTgctagaaaaaattataaattaaaaataatcaataatcacattatttattaatttaaaaaaaaaatgttatcacACTTTTCCAGGAGCTGTGGATCCAATATACCTCTTAGAACAAATTGAGCTTCAAATTTCAAGCGTAAAAGACGAAGCTTTGTGCAGGAAAGAGATACTTGAGAAGGTTGAGAAGTGGTTAGCTGCATGTCAAGAAGAGAGCTGGCTTGAGGAGTACAACCGGgttgaacattttttttcttatttttaaacatatttCCATTTCCCCTCATCTTGCTTTTTTCACCTTCTTATTGTGGATTTCAGGATGACAATCGCTATAATGCTGGAAGAGGTGCGCATCTTACTTTGAAACATGCTGAGAAAGCCCGTGCTTTGGTAAACAAAATTCCTGGTATGGATCTTGCTAAACCATACATCTCATAATGTTGGGCTATAGAGTTGAAAACATCACAACTTTGAATTCCAgttattttattgatatataATCTGATTAATATACACTATTGCAGAGGTGAGTATTACTTGTATATGCAGCTCTTGCCGTTGTACTCAGTATGCTGTATGTGTATAAACAGTGATGCAGGGAAGCAGGGTTGTCATAGGAGccaaaaatatgttgttacaaAATTATCTTCAGATTAATATAATATGTTGTTGTTGTCTTCAAATCCTTCTGTGGTCTATTTCACGAGCTTTTATTTTACCCTTTGAATTGTATTGGAGCAGCAATGATGGAGGCATTGACATCAAAAATCAAAGCTTGGGAGGAACAAAGAGGGACTGTATTCTTTTATGATGGTGTAAGTAGTTTTCTGGtaatcaaataaatatttaatgtgAGACATATTGCTCCAAGTAAAAACTTGATCCGTTCAATTTCAAGTTGTTGTGCACATTGATGAATATTTCTGTTACATTTGATTATGCAAGTTAGTTCTGTTATGATATCTATTGTGTAGGAACGACTTCTTTCTATGCTTGAACAGTACAGCACGTTAAGGCAAGAGAAAGAGCAAGAAAGGCAGAGGCTGAAAGTATGGAccatttctttcaaaaattaattatgtgATAGTCAGTGTGGAGTTTTCTTTGTGGATCTTGCTTCTCTTTATTACCTGTGCTTGAATTGGTTCTTTATTTTAGGACCAGAAGCGACTCCAGGGGCAGCTGATAGTTGAGCAGGAAGCACTTTTTGGGTCAAAACCCAGCCCATCAAAGAGTGGAAAGAAGGCTTCAAGAACTCCCACAGGAGTTGCAAATAACAGAAAATTCTCCATTGGTGGAGCAATgcttcaaaacccaaaaccagaAAAAGCTGCTAGCCGTCTGCATCTTAGTAAGAAGGCTGCCTTTTTGAATTAGAACAGTTCTCTGAGTCAACAGCAACATGGTGGTTTTGCGTCCCTTTCCTCTGAaagttttgaaatatttttaacttCTATTTCCCTAACTATTCAAAAGACTGTCGGAGCCTACAGCTAGTCAATTTGAGCCATCTGAGTTTTATTCCTTCATCTCtttatactaaaatagtttGCACCATTCATGTAACATAGTAATAGAATAATGTCTAAAATTGTGTTGTGGAAATAGCACATTAAGTGGGGCAGGGTCCAGTTAATCATTCGGATGGATAGTTGCAGCCAATACGCCTGACATTGTTTAAAGAGTTATTCAGTCATCATTTGCAATGGTTTTAGTTTCAACTGTGAATGCTTTATTTACAAAGTTTTGATTCCAAAATTTTATGCAGGTAGGAGAATCTCAGAGATTCCTGGTCATTCTGTAAGGAAGCATTCCCACAGTGTTCCAAAGGCACATGAAAACCAGTTATTCTTGATTCGGAAGCCCCTTTCTCCTGTTTATTCCCAAGTGTTGTCTAAGGCCAACATTGCAAATTTCCCAGAAGATCAGAAGACTTCACATATTATGTCATCACAAAAACCTCTTCCAAATAGCGAGTCACTAGTCAGAACACCTTCCAAAAAGATTGTTGTTGGTGATGAAGAAAACAGAACCCCAAAGACAATGTCAATTCCAATGCCAACTACTCCTCCAACAGTGTCAGCTCCAATGACAACAGCAATGACACCCACTTCCCCATGTGTCTCTGTAGGTAAAAACAGTTTTCGAAACAGTGATCAACCAATCGAGTACTCATTTGAAGAGGTCAGAGCTGGTTTTATTCTTCCTAAAAGCTATAGTCACTGATGCTAGTTTGACATTTTGGTCCATGACTTGCAATATGAAAAGGAATTTCGTATTCTAGTGTTGACAGTCACACTTTTTCGTATATAGGATGACAATTTTTTGATatattcaatagttacaatagaGGAGGGATCTAAACCTCCGGACGTTTCCATTGGAAACATAGGAGGTGCCAATTAAGCTACAAAGCTCTTGGCAATATAGGATGACAATTAAGTTCATAAAAACTTCACTCTGACATACACCTCTTTACATGATTGCATTTTCCATCAAAGTTCATGATTTTCCTGCAAAGTGATAGTGCTTTATTATACATGTATTCTCTAATTTTTATACTGGTTTAGTGTGCTCAAATCTTCTGCTCATATAAACAGACATAGGATAATGCCTAGgatgtttgaaatttttatctctgttttatgtttttcttctaAATATGCAAGTCGATAATTATTGTAGGCTATCGatagatatttattatgattgtatttgtatatgtaACTATCAATtctatcatttaaaaataatatttgatgtgtcaattttttatgGTGATGTAAATATAGGAAATTTTGTAGCAAAtagtttaaattcaatttatatataatggTATGCCAAAAATTGTGAGGCCTCCAAAGAGTACTTTAGACACTATTATAGATTATACACGTTTATTTTTCTTCGTCAATTGTGATTATCAATGTAGGGGCTCACTTTTTAACGGATGACTatgaattcaaatttaaactctTATATCATAATGTCTGTTCCAATACTAAAACCTTTATCAATTGTCGTATTTGCTCCtctcaaaaaacaaattgtCGTATTTGGTTTTTATAGATAAAGATAGAATTATGAggcatataatataaatataattgattaataaattataattgtcATACTGGGAGGAATCCTCTGCATCTGGGTCAGTATATTTCTTTTTGGACATACgcaaaattttaaagtttaagaagataaaaaatggaACAAAAGAATTGAAAACCAAACTGGCCTGACACGAAGTCATTGGAGTCTTAGGACAAGTCAATGATCATGGTAGGTGACCCATTTGGGACTCAgaatccttttatatatatatatatatatatatatatagagagagagagagagagagagagaaaaagatcgGCTCCTCAATAGCTAGTAAATCAGCGTTTACAAAATTAATGATGTATGAAGGAAAAGACTCCTTCCAAATCAAAAACGGAAGGGAAAAGTTTTGCGGCATACTTGTATATAATAATTGTTGTTGCATATAGAGGTATGTGacgagaaaaaagaaagggataagtgtctaaaattcaattaattatgTGTATTGCACATGACCCTTAAATAcatccttttgtttttgttgccaCATACTTTTGTTATGTAACAAAATCTTTtccaaagctaaaaaaaaatttagctctcTTAACTAAGACATTTACTACTGCATTACCTTAGCCTAAAGTACGAGAAAGAGACCAACTCTTCAAAGGAGTTTAAATGAAACAAAGCATCTTTAAGAAgatgtccaatttttttttttttttagaaagtgaaGATGTCCAAATTAGGAGTTGAACATATTACCATGcaatagtatttttttatggctaagattaaaatttttaaaaattacttttaatctcaaccgttagattacaaattttaacttttaactttttcctttttctttttactttatgAACTTGTTCCACTCACAATTGCATGGTGGTATGGCCAGATCTCAATCCGAATTAGAAGCCGAACATGAGCTGCTTTGTATTTTTATTCTGAGAACTTGGATTGGCCGGCAGCTAAAAAGCCAATTGCTGAAGTGAAAGGCTGTCTTTTGCTGATAGGAGCTGGTACCTCCTAAAGGAATTGGGCCATGTGTTTGGGGGGTGTGATGGTCCATTAAAAGGAATTTAGTATGTGTTGGAATCAGTCTCAATAATCATCACCATATCAATGATGGTTTGTGATGAAAAGGGCAGGATAACAATTGATCTTTAATTGCTCTTCCTTTGACCATTATACCTTGTGGTCTCCACTCTACCGCTCCTTTCTGCTAATTTTTCTTGCAATTGACCTTACTTTTGAGTTCCAATCTAACCAAATCTTGAGATAGGATTTGTTTGCTGACCACTTGGCTGCTTTTGAACATCTGGTGGTAGTTTAAAGGTTTAACCGTCCggtgtattttctttttgataaaataaataattttggttAATGAGTGTCAAAGTGCACCGGTTTTGATGTTCCACCAGATATCTTTGATGTTTACAACCAACATCCTTTAAGgattcaataataatttttgtatcCCCACGggattcttctaaaaaaaaaaaaaaaaaaagaggtccATCGgctaaaattgatttttatttattataattgattaGCTTTCCTAAAGAATTGCATgatattcaattaaaaatttatttctttattagttCTGTTATTTTTTGATATAGTGGAATCCACCCGATTCTGCCtaattctatttatttatttattatgatagtttagtttttttttctcttaattgtACGATATTCAATtagaagtttatttttttattagtttcttctattttttgttacAGTAAAATTTGCTCAAtcctttaagttttatttatttattatgattgattagcttttaaaaaagaaattgcatgatattcaattaaaaatttatttatttattagtttttattactTCTCGATATAATGAAATTCACTCGATTTTTCTTTAACTAGAGTGCATTTGCACATCGGTTAACAAAAGcctaaaataaattcaaagtaACTCTCTGTTGCTTTGGTCAATAGCCTTTATTCAAATGGatctttcttttcaaaatgCTTGACATATTAGTCTACCCTAATTTCAACTATTGGAGCATAAAGGGAAATAAAAATGAAGCATGGTCTTCTCTTTTAGGTGGACCAGATATATGTTTAGCGGACCATTCACACTTGCTACTCTAAA
This genomic window contains:
- the LOC126697093 gene encoding 65-kDa microtubule-associated protein 3 yields the protein MSTHRIDQFAHIETTCGLLLDEMQKIWDEVGESEVNRDAMLLEIEQKCLEVYRRNVDEAKKCRAQLQQEIAESEAELADMCSAMGEQPLHFDCKPDGGFKKVLDTITLQLEDMRKRKIERTHQFVEVLHQIQDISIEFWEDNTVVLDETDLSIRRLEELRKHLLELQNHKRNRLKQVQDHLNTLNSLCLVLGMDFRHIAGEIHSTLKETDGTRDISDHTLEKLAATIQSLREIKIQRMQRLRDLASALLEMWNLMDTPMEEQQLFLNVTSNISASEPEITEPNMLSVIFLNHVEAEVVRLEQLKSSKMKELVIKKRLELEEICRRIHMVTETLSIMEDSVEAMESGAVDPIYLLEQIELQISSVKDEALCRKEILEKVEKWLAACQEESWLEEYNRDDNRYNAGRGAHLTLKHAEKARALVNKIPAMMEALTSKIKAWEEQRGTVFFYDGERLLSMLEQYSTLRQEKEQERQRLKDQKRLQGQLIVEQEALFGSKPSPSKSGKKASRTPTGVANNRKFSIGGAMLQNPKPEKAASRLHLSRRISEIPGHSVRKHSHSVPKAHENQLFLIRKPLSPVYSQVLSKANIANFPEDQKTSHIMSSQKPLPNSESLVRTPSKKIVVGDEENRTPKTMSIPMPTTPPTVSAPMTTAMTPTSPCVSVGKNSFRNSDQPIEYSFEEVRAGFILPKSYSH